A portion of the Lolium rigidum isolate FL_2022 chromosome 1, APGP_CSIRO_Lrig_0.1, whole genome shotgun sequence genome contains these proteins:
- the LOC124663579 gene encoding signal peptide peptidase-like 1, with product MESLWKLSYLLEPASLALIATAVSVVYASAARALDHGKEMERNLDFSEASITLDRSQALMIPLASSCSLLLMFYLFSSVSHLVTAFTAVASVMALFFCLSPYIAYAKSRLNLMDPFVSRCCSKSFTRLQGLLLMFCISTMAVWLVTGHWLLNNALGISICIAFVSHVRLPNIKICSLLLVCLFVYDVFWVFFSERFFGANVMVSVATQKASNPVHTVADKLSLPGLQLITKKIELPVKLVFPRNLLGGILPGSTPGDYMMLGLGDMAIPGMLLALVLSFDHRKSKDMAVASDMSPSKRRKYVWYALTGYGVGLVTALAAGILSQSPQPALLYLVPSTLGPVVYVSWLRNDLWELWEGSDAIVNDKAHLLEV from the exons ATGGAATCACTGTGGAAGCTGTCCTACTTGCTTGAGCCTGCGTCGCTTGCCCTCATCGCGACGGCTGTTTCGGTTGTCTATGCATCAGCAGCGCGTGCTCTGGACCATGGCAAGGAGATGGAGAGGAACTTGGACTTCTCGGAGGCGTCCATCACACTGGACCGATCCCAGGCTCTCATGATCCCACTTGCAAGCTCATGCAGCCTGCTGCTGATGTTCTATCTGTTCTCATCTGTatcgcacctcgtcaccgcctttACCGCCGTAGCCTCTGTGATGGCGCTTTTCTTCTGCCTGTCTCCGTACATTGCCTATGCCAAGTCACGGCTCAATCTAATGGATCCTTTCGTGTCGAGGTGCTGTTCCAAGTCATTTACCCGATTGCAAGGGTTGCTGCTGATGTTCTGTATAAGCACAATGGCAGTGTGGCTGGTAACAGGCCATTGGTTGCTGAATAACGCACTTGGGATTTCCATATGCATAGCATTTGTCAGCCATGTGAGGCTGCCCAACATAAAGATCTGCTCGTTGCTTCTAGTCTGCCTGTTTGTCTATGATGTTTTCTGGGTCTTCTTCTCGGAGAGGTTTTTCGGAGCAAATGTTATGGTCTCTGTTGCCACTCAGAAAGCATCTAACCCAGTCCACACAGTAGCTGACAAGCTCAGCCTGCCTGGGCTGCAGCTGATTACAAAGAAGATTGAGCTTCCGGTGAAGCTTGTGTTCCCTAGGAATTTGTTGGGTGGGATTCTTCCAGGAAGCACTCCTGGTGACTACATGATGCTTGGCCTTGGAGACATG GCCATTCCTGGGATGCTTCTAGCTCTTGTACTCTCTTTCGATCACCGGAAGAGCAAAGACATGGCTGTTGCTTCAGACATGTCTCCCTCCAAACGTCGGAAATATGTATGGTATGCGCTAACAGGTTATGGTGTTGGCTTGGTGACCGCATTGGCAGCTGGGATCTTGTCTCAGTCTCCCCAGCCTGCTCTACTCTACCTG GTGCCCTCGACGCTTGGGCCTGTTGTGTACGTGTCATGGTTGAGGAATGATCTTTGGGAGCTGTGGGAAGGATCGGACGCAATTGTGAATGACAAAGCTCATTTGCTGGAGGTCTGA
- the LOC124650861 gene encoding PI-PLC X domain-containing protein At5g67130-like — MAVDAARRRGLLLLLVATATAFVARPATGSALVGEGCSASSPCGSGMRCATCSPLPGSGPAVCSRTTPIDPKIHGTGLPFNRYSWLTTHNSFAITGTPSATGAPIVSPPNQEDSVTGQLNNGVRGLMLDTYDFKNDLWLCHSFAGKCYDFTAYQLASKVLKEIKAFLDSNPSEVITVFVEDYSAPGSLSKALAAAGLTKYVFPPAKMPGNGADWPTLKDMVAQGHRLLVFTSKQGREGSDGVAHVWNYVVETKYGSDGLAMGSCASRAESRAMDSKAQSLVLVNFFTTNPSQSWACVNNSSPLIAQLRTCYDASGKRWPNFIAVDFYMRSSGGGAPLATDVANGRLQCGCDTIAYCKENAPFGTCTMPSSLPSSASASSSPNPSALRSSSSAPAPTLAPIILETFSSYIFLPVTVLGSVFVVLWNFDSIIVVLWGLWIASSL, encoded by the exons ATGGCCGTCGACGCCGCGAGACGGCGCGGCCTCCTGCTGCTgctcgtcgccaccgccaccgccttcgTCGCCAGGCCGGCCACGGGTTCCGCGCTGGTGGGCGAAGGGTGCTCGGCGAGCTCGCCGTGCGGCAGCGGGATGCGGTGCGCCACCTGTTCCCCGCTCCCCGGGTCAGGCCCCGCCGTGTGCTCCCGGACCACGCCCATCGACCCCAAGATCCAC GGGACGGGGCTGCCGTTCAACAGGTACTCGTGGCTCACCACCCACAACTCCTTCGCCATCACCGGCACCCCCTCCGCCACCGGCGCGCCCATCGTCTCGCCGCCCAACCAGGAGGACTCCGTCACCGGCCAGCTCAACAACGGTGTGAGGGGGCTGATGCTGGACACGTACGACTTCAAGAACGACCTCTGGCTCTGCCACTCCTTCGCCGGCAAATGCTACGACTTCACCGCATAC CAACTTGCGTCCAAGGTGCTGAAGGAGATCAAGGCCTTCCTGGATTCCAACCCTTCCGAAGTGATCACCGTGTTCGTGGAGGACTACTCCGCCCCGGGCTCCCTCTCCaaggcgctcgccgccgccggcctcaccAAGTACGTCTTCCCGCCGGCCAAGatgcccggcaacggcgccgactgGCCCACGCTCAAGGACATGGTCGCCCAGGGCCACCGCCTCCTCGTCTTCACCTCCAAGCAGGGCAGGGAGGGCTCCGATGGCGTCGCCCACGTGTGGAATTACGTCGTCGAGACAAAAT ACGGGAGCGATGGTCTGGCGATGGGCTCTTGCGCGAGCAGGGCTGAGTCGAGGGCCATGGACTCCAAGGCGCAGTCGCTGGTGCTTGTGAACTTCTTCACCACGAACCCGAGCCAGAGCTGGGCCTGCGTCAACAACTCCTCCCCGCTCATCGCCCAGCTCAGGACCTGCTACGACGCATCCGGCAAGCGATGGCCCAACTTCATCGCCGTCGACTTCTACATG aggagcagcggcggcggcgctcccctGGCGACCGACGTGGCGAACGGCCGTCTCCAGTGCGGCTGCGATACCATAGCTTACTGCAAG GAAAACGCGCCATTCGGGACATGCACAATGCCTTCTTCGTTGCcatcatcggcatcggcatcgtcatCCCCGAATCCCTCTGCATtgcggtcgtcctcctcggctccaGCTCCGACACTAGCTCCGATTAT ATTGGAAACTTTCTCTAGCTACATCTTCCTCCCTGTCACTGTTCTTGGCTCCGTCTTCGTGGTCCTATGGAACTTCGACTCCATCATTGTGGTCCTATGGGGCTTATGGATTGCTTCATCATTATAA